Proteins encoded together in one Halothermothrix orenii H 168 window:
- the gspE gene encoding type II secretion system ATPase GspE → MDKTNMDYENINSLEVSEINNFYIDNKLIRNFPGSTLKENRLIPLTRHGDTVVVISDNYPPPEAINDLEVYTGFKIDVRLEKSHVVQQLVNEHLKAPVDTVEDMLDDNNLRGLDDFKILKIDSRVENLEDLAQEAPIIRLVNAIITTALKKGASDIHIEPFEDKLRLRYRIDGVLYENPAPPLELLPAIITRIKIMSELNIAERRLPQEGRIRIRVSGRELDIRVSIIPALHGEGVVLRLLDKAARLLDIKNLGFSEAMLKRYLNLINIPHGIILVTGPTGSGKTTTLYATLQYLNSSSRKIITIEDPVEYQLEGINQIQVKPEINFDFASGLRSILRHDPDIIMIGEIRDVETAKIAIQAALTGHLVLATLHTNDAAGAVSRLLNMGVEDYLLAATLKGILAQRLVRVLCPRCKESYQPTSSEVNLIDDDVELLYRPAGCTFCNNIGFKGRTGIYELLTVTPQIESMIVQRASSSEIKEELKKTGYTSLFTDGCIKVKDGLTSIDEVVRVTTQ, encoded by the coding sequence ATGGATAAGACAAACATGGATTACGAAAATATTAATAGTCTAGAGGTCAGTGAGATAAATAATTTTTATATAGACAATAAGTTAATCAGAAATTTCCCTGGCTCAACTTTAAAAGAAAACAGGCTAATTCCCCTGACCAGACATGGTGACACTGTAGTAGTTATTTCCGATAATTACCCTCCCCCTGAGGCAATCAATGACCTGGAAGTATATACAGGGTTTAAAATAGATGTCAGGTTAGAAAAATCTCATGTGGTTCAACAGCTTGTAAATGAACACCTTAAGGCTCCGGTGGATACAGTAGAAGATATGCTTGATGATAATAATTTGCGGGGTCTGGATGATTTCAAGATCCTAAAAATTGATAGCCGGGTTGAAAACCTGGAGGATTTAGCCCAGGAAGCCCCAATAATCAGACTGGTTAATGCCATCATCACTACTGCCTTGAAGAAGGGAGCAAGTGATATCCATATTGAACCCTTTGAAGACAAATTAAGGTTAAGGTACAGAATAGACGGTGTTTTATATGAGAATCCTGCCCCGCCACTGGAGTTGTTACCGGCTATCATTACCAGGATAAAAATTATGTCTGAATTAAATATTGCTGAAAGACGGCTTCCTCAGGAAGGTAGAATCAGAATCAGGGTATCGGGTCGGGAGCTTGATATAAGGGTGTCTATTATTCCTGCTCTCCATGGGGAAGGAGTTGTCCTCAGGTTACTTGATAAAGCAGCCCGGTTACTTGATATCAAAAACCTCGGCTTTAGCGAGGCTATGTTAAAAAGGTATTTGAACCTTATTAATATTCCTCATGGCATTATTCTGGTGACAGGTCCGACCGGAAGTGGTAAGACAACAACCCTTTATGCAACCTTACAGTATTTGAATTCATCAAGTCGAAAGATAATTACCATTGAAGACCCGGTTGAATACCAGTTAGAGGGAATTAACCAGATACAGGTAAAACCGGAGATTAACTTCGATTTTGCCTCTGGTCTACGATCTATTTTGCGACATGATCCCGATATTATTATGATAGGTGAAATCAGAGATGTGGAAACAGCTAAAATTGCCATTCAGGCAGCCCTGACAGGCCATCTGGTCCTGGCAACTCTCCATACCAATGATGCTGCCGGTGCTGTCTCGAGATTACTTAATATGGGGGTTGAAGATTACCTGCTGGCAGCAACCCTGAAAGGGATACTGGCCCAACGTCTTGTCAGGGTTTTATGCCCCAGGTGTAAGGAGTCCTATCAACCTACATCTTCAGAAGTTAACCTGATTGATGATGATGTAGAGTTATTATACCGTCCGGCGGGTTGTACCTTCTGTAATAATATAGGTTTTAAGGGGCGGACGGGTATTTATGAATTATTAACTGTAACCCCCCAGATTGAATCAATGATTGTCCAGAGGGCCAGCTCAAGTGAGATTAAAGAAGAGCTTAAAAAAACAGGTTATACCAGTCTGTTCACCGACGGTTGTATCAAGGTAAAAGACGGTTTAACTTCCATAGATGAAGTGGTCAGGGTTACAACCCAGTAA
- the gspG gene encoding type II secretion system major pseudopilin GspG → MLLRNEGGFSLIEILIAVVIIGFLAATIGPELMNKVTDAKQTAARNQLEILEVALDNYRLDNGRYPTTQQGLKALIEKPTISPIPQNWDGPYLEKKEIPLDPWGNEYNYLSPGNYNTHKYDLWSYGLDNKKGGTGEASDVTNW, encoded by the coding sequence ATGTTATTGCGGAATGAAGGTGGATTCAGTTTAATTGAAATACTAATAGCAGTTGTTATTATAGGGTTTCTGGCAGCTACAATTGGTCCAGAATTAATGAATAAAGTTACTGATGCTAAACAGACAGCAGCCCGAAACCAGCTAGAAATACTTGAGGTTGCTCTTGATAACTACAGGCTTGATAATGGACGGTACCCTACAACACAGCAGGGGTTAAAAGCCCTTATTGAAAAACCGACCATTTCCCCAATTCCTCAAAACTGGGATGGACCGTATCTGGAAAAGAAAGAAATTCCCCTGGACCCCTGGGGTAATGAATACAATTACCTTTCCCCTGGAAATTATAATACCCATAAATATGATTTGTGGTCATATGGCCTTGATAATAAAAAGGGAGGAACAGGGGAAGCAAGTGATGTTACCAACTGGTAG
- a CDS encoding type II secretion system F family protein yields the protein MAEFIYEALTENGEVTTGSIKARSRKEALELLNDRRLYPVSLGYVHSKRNTEEEQRSKSTGLLFNYGNKQDNLILFTRQLGNMLGAGIQLSEAVRVIGSLLNPGEFKDIVLIIYDLLKEGQEFSHILERFPRIFSSAYINMIRAGEESGSIGVVCRRIAGHLEESRKLKRFVISSLIYPVVLFCVSVIAIIVMFVFVLPRFLDIYRYYGHSLPWTTELLLNINRFLSDYGLYLIFFIIMCLVTIWFYYRSEGGKHHLDNLILKVPLVKRLILLLYTARIARNMGIMLESGVPLLKAIDIASSVTGNEIFHQALQEARQAVKKGGHLSGALDRSGMFPELFVYMVGVGEETGKLTEMLLDVARNFEEEYRELLQRFMKLFEPLLILFMGLVIGFIVISMLLPILGINTITF from the coding sequence ATGGCTGAATTTATATATGAAGCGTTGACGGAAAATGGAGAAGTTACCACCGGGAGTATTAAAGCCCGAAGCCGGAAAGAGGCCCTTGAACTGCTCAATGATAGAAGACTATATCCGGTTAGTCTGGGTTATGTACACAGTAAGCGAAATACTGAAGAGGAACAAAGAAGTAAGTCCACAGGACTTTTGTTTAACTACGGTAATAAACAGGACAACTTAATTTTGTTTACCCGCCAGCTGGGGAATATGTTGGGGGCCGGGATTCAATTGAGTGAAGCTGTAAGGGTCATTGGTTCCCTTTTAAATCCGGGTGAATTTAAAGATATTGTTCTGATAATTTATGATTTATTAAAAGAAGGGCAGGAATTCAGCCATATCCTGGAGAGGTTTCCCCGGATTTTTTCCAGTGCCTATATAAATATGATCAGGGCCGGTGAAGAGAGTGGTTCCATCGGGGTTGTCTGTCGTAGAATTGCCGGGCATCTGGAGGAGAGTCGGAAACTAAAAAGATTTGTAATATCGAGTTTGATATATCCAGTTGTATTATTTTGTGTATCTGTTATTGCTATTATTGTCATGTTTGTTTTTGTATTACCGCGTTTTCTGGATATTTACCGGTATTATGGACATTCCCTCCCCTGGACCACTGAACTACTTTTGAATATTAATCGGTTTCTCTCTGACTATGGATTATATTTAATATTTTTTATAATTATGTGTCTGGTCACTATCTGGTTTTATTACAGGAGTGAAGGAGGGAAACACCACCTTGATAATTTAATTCTTAAAGTTCCCCTTGTAAAAAGGTTAATTCTTTTATTATATACTGCCAGAATTGCCAGAAACATGGGAATTATGCTTGAGAGTGGAGTCCCATTATTAAAGGCAATTGATATAGCCAGTTCTGTTACGGGGAATGAGATATTTCACCAGGCCTTACAGGAAGCCCGCCAGGCAGTTAAAAAAGGGGGTCATTTGTCGGGGGCCCTGGACAGAAGTGGTATGTTTCCAGAACTTTTTGTTTATATGGTCGGGGTTGGGGAAGAGACGGGAAAATTAACAGAGATGTTGTTAGATGTTGCCCGGAATTTTGAGGAAGAATACAGGGAGCTCTTACAAAGGTTTATGAAGTTATTTGAACCGCTATTAATATTGTTTATGGGACTGGTTATTGGGTTTATTGTTATATCCATGTTACTTCCCATTTTGGGAATTAATACAATAACTTTTTAG